A portion of the Edaphobacter lichenicola genome contains these proteins:
- a CDS encoding FG-GAP-like repeat-containing protein: MLKLPESAVALTAFLAFTLTTACSSNRVLAQTGSTHQHQRSGRKSATASPKLTGTDGSQTGVAKFQGNSTVISAPPGQVLALLRQTNCSLLFLTGTYNNGSSFSYTSTGMTPNYERTLHSEAGLTTTADSVPAGCVDPTRGIGARPATYVGKTTSGVNVYAGVFYNFMTQAESLYVLTGTTSFNVSVLSFSRAGLLATADLNGDGNGDLIVVNGVSSTSAGSAQVYIMLGNADGTFGTAVPYTIPGANSLTAVVDDFNGDGKLDIVATSDNGQVSLLTGKGDGTFNTAQSFTPPAPVYPGSALTPSTSIFNLVSADLRGTSHKDLIASNGLVLLNDGTGNFTAAASAAFPPTTSFSNGGPYLATGDINRDGKLDLVVSGEGLTTYIGKGDGTFTPGAGYVTINTDGFITVTDLDGDGNPDIYVGDANNGLFRGDSGDTNIAYALMGNGDGTFSGAPMITGQYTGNNLGDVNGDGQPDLITNNISQYNQATLTFTVELGTSKGTFNPVSTITMPSTITITTGQSPNPVTLSLANASITSYAVGDLNGDGKADLAFLANYNGYLVYFISLSNGDGTFANPVGYGVPQIAPAGGYDNQATTGNLQIGDFNHDGKADLIFNFTDIAEPAQTYLQGLAVLPGNGDGTYGAPILNYTYNSATAPAANNNPPTVDLIADLNGDGNPDLIATNSTFAIVNGFGVTTVNLQAYTGKGDGTFNSPNTILTTNKLGPIVLADINHDGKLDVAALAEQVSTQNNTEQGQLFLALGKGDGSFSAPITQLLDGGDVVPESGLAAADFDGDGNIDLAYLDSESFSGIFYGKGDGTFTSVPLQDGAISPKDLVNLSVGSSLGTIALDLNKDGHPDILTGNAILLSLYGSAATTPPPSGLTATTTALIASASSIATGGSINFTATIAGAAGSTATPTGTVNFLDGTTSLSTVTLSSGAASYTTTALAAGSHSITAVYSGDSAFSTSTSSGLTITVTAPPPAATFSIALANATGTVAVGSNVTDTVTITPAGGFNQTVTLGCSGAPTNSTCILSPTSVTPTGTAAVTSTLTLTADTPVASLVPTRHEFEFAALLPFGLLSSAAIFTLGRRRKIGWSLQLLSLATLATLLAVAGCGGHHTTTTPPATTNTPTPGTYPLTVTATSGGATHTATYTVTIQ, translated from the coding sequence ATGCTGAAACTTCCCGAGTCTGCTGTTGCCTTAACCGCTTTCCTAGCCTTCACCCTCACCACTGCTTGCTCTAGCAACCGAGTGCTTGCCCAGACGGGAAGCACTCACCAACACCAGAGATCCGGCCGGAAGAGCGCGACTGCGTCGCCCAAGCTAACCGGAACCGACGGCTCGCAGACCGGCGTCGCAAAGTTTCAAGGCAATTCCACTGTCATCTCGGCCCCTCCCGGCCAAGTGCTTGCGCTGTTGCGACAGACGAACTGCTCGCTCCTCTTTCTTACCGGCACGTACAACAACGGATCGAGCTTCAGCTATACCTCGACGGGCATGACGCCGAACTATGAGCGGACGCTGCACAGCGAAGCCGGCCTTACCACTACCGCCGACTCCGTCCCCGCAGGATGCGTTGATCCAACCCGCGGCATAGGCGCGCGCCCCGCCACCTATGTTGGCAAAACCACCTCCGGCGTCAACGTCTACGCTGGCGTCTTCTATAACTTCATGACCCAGGCCGAATCCCTCTACGTCCTCACCGGCACCACTAGCTTCAACGTCAGCGTTCTCAGCTTTTCCCGCGCCGGCCTCCTCGCTACCGCAGACCTCAACGGCGACGGTAACGGAGACCTCATCGTTGTCAACGGCGTTAGCTCTACCAGCGCCGGCTCCGCTCAGGTCTACATCATGCTCGGCAACGCTGACGGAACCTTTGGGACCGCCGTCCCTTACACCATTCCCGGTGCGAACTCTCTCACCGCAGTTGTCGACGACTTCAACGGCGACGGAAAACTCGATATTGTCGCCACCTCCGACAATGGCCAAGTCTCTCTTCTTACCGGCAAAGGGGACGGAACTTTCAACACCGCACAGTCCTTCACTCCACCTGCCCCTGTCTATCCCGGCTCCGCTCTCACGCCAAGCACCTCCATCTTCAACCTCGTCAGTGCAGACCTCCGTGGCACTTCTCACAAAGACCTCATAGCCTCCAACGGCCTCGTGCTGCTCAACGACGGAACAGGCAACTTCACCGCAGCCGCCAGCGCTGCCTTTCCCCCGACCACCTCGTTCAGCAACGGCGGCCCCTACCTCGCCACAGGCGACATCAACCGCGACGGCAAACTTGACCTCGTAGTCAGCGGAGAGGGCCTTACCACGTACATTGGAAAGGGCGACGGAACCTTCACGCCCGGCGCAGGCTACGTAACCATAAACACCGACGGCTTCATCACCGTCACCGACCTTGACGGCGACGGTAATCCCGACATTTACGTCGGCGACGCCAACAACGGTCTCTTCCGCGGTGACAGCGGCGACACCAACATTGCTTACGCCCTTATGGGCAACGGCGACGGCACGTTCTCAGGCGCCCCCATGATCACCGGTCAATACACCGGAAACAACCTCGGCGATGTCAACGGAGATGGTCAGCCCGATCTCATCACCAACAACATCAGTCAATACAATCAAGCCACCCTGACCTTCACCGTCGAGCTTGGCACATCCAAAGGCACCTTCAACCCAGTCTCTACCATTACTATGCCCTCCACCATCACTATCACCACTGGTCAATCGCCTAATCCAGTGACTCTTAGCTTAGCTAACGCCAGCATCACCAGCTACGCCGTCGGCGACCTCAACGGCGATGGCAAGGCGGACCTTGCATTTCTCGCCAACTACAATGGCTACCTCGTGTACTTCATTTCGCTCAGTAATGGAGATGGCACCTTCGCCAACCCTGTCGGCTATGGCGTACCACAGATCGCGCCTGCCGGTGGATACGACAACCAAGCGACGACCGGCAACCTCCAAATCGGTGACTTCAACCACGACGGGAAAGCCGATCTCATCTTCAACTTCACCGACATCGCTGAACCCGCCCAAACTTATCTCCAGGGTTTAGCCGTCCTGCCGGGTAATGGCGATGGAACTTACGGCGCTCCAATTCTCAATTACACCTACAACAGCGCTACCGCTCCGGCCGCCAACAACAACCCGCCCACCGTCGACCTCATCGCCGACCTCAACGGTGACGGCAATCCCGACCTCATCGCAACCAACTCCACCTTCGCCATCGTCAACGGCTTCGGCGTCACTACCGTGAATCTCCAGGCTTACACCGGCAAAGGCGATGGGACGTTCAACTCTCCCAACACCATACTTACGACTAACAAACTCGGACCCATCGTCCTTGCCGACATAAACCATGACGGCAAACTCGACGTTGCAGCTCTCGCAGAGCAGGTTTCTACCCAGAACAACACCGAACAGGGTCAGCTCTTCCTCGCCCTAGGCAAAGGCGACGGCAGCTTCTCCGCTCCCATTACCCAGCTGCTTGACGGTGGCGACGTGGTGCCTGAGTCCGGCCTCGCCGCTGCAGACTTCGACGGTGACGGCAACATCGACCTCGCCTATCTCGACTCGGAATCCTTCTCCGGCATCTTCTACGGCAAAGGCGACGGTACCTTCACCTCCGTACCTCTCCAGGACGGCGCTATCTCGCCTAAAGACCTCGTCAACCTCTCCGTCGGCTCGTCTCTTGGAACCATCGCTCTCGATCTGAATAAAGACGGACATCCTGACATCCTTACGGGCAACGCCATCTTGCTTAGTCTCTACGGCAGCGCCGCTACAACTCCGCCTCCATCCGGTCTTACTGCCACCACCACCGCACTCATCGCATCCGCCAGCTCCATCGCAACCGGTGGCAGCATCAACTTCACCGCGACCATCGCCGGCGCCGCAGGCAGCACAGCAACACCAACCGGCACCGTCAACTTCCTCGACGGCACCACATCACTCAGCACTGTAACCCTCAGCTCCGGGGCCGCCTCTTACACCACCACCGCGCTGGCAGCCGGTAGCCACAGCATCACCGCTGTCTACTCCGGAGACAGCGCTTTTAGCACCTCTACGTCGAGCGGCTTGACGATCACCGTCACCGCGCCGCCTCCAGCTGCTACTTTCTCGATTGCGCTTGCGAATGCTACCGGCACGGTTGCTGTCGGCTCTAATGTAACGGATACCGTTACGATTACTCCGGCTGGCGGGTTCAATCAGACGGTTACTCTTGGTTGCAGCGGCGCGCCGACCAACTCCACCTGCATACTTTCGCCGACGTCAGTGACGCCAACCGGTACCGCTGCCGTTACCTCAACGCTGACCCTCACGGCTGACACTCCAGTTGCTTCGCTTGTTCCGACGCGTCACGAGTTCGAATTCGCCGCCCTACTTCCTTTCGGGCTTCTCAGTAGTGCCGCCATCTTTACGCTGGGACGACGTCGCAAGATCGGCTGGAGTTTGCAGCTGCTTTCGCTGGCCACCCTAGCGACCCTGTTGGCCGTAGCAGGTTGCGGAGGCCACCATACGACCACGACACCACCGGCGACAACCAACACGCCAACTCCCGGCACTTATCCCCTCACCGTCACGGCCACCAGCGGCGGTGCGACTCATACGGCGACCTATACGGTCACGATCCAATAG
- a CDS encoding serine hydroxymethyltransferase, with protein sequence MSIDLNAPLATSDPEIAAQIENEVERQHEGLEMIASENFVSRAVLEAAGTVFTNKYAEGYPGKRYYGGCEYADVVENLARDRAKQLFGAEHVNVQPHSGSQANAAAYMTLLNPGDCILGLDLAHGGHLTHGHKLNFSGKLYRIVGYQVRKDTETIDYDELEALAEREKPKVIVGGGSAYPRQFDFPRMRAIADKVGAYLMVDMAHFAGLVAGGVHPSPIPHAHIVTTTTHKTLRGPRSGLILCRQEFAAGVDRSVFPGQQGGPLMHIVAAKAVAFKEALAPEFAAYAKQVVANAKTLAEAVAAHGYRIISGGTDTHLMLIDVFQKGILGSEAEHALGEAGITVNKNAIPYDTNPPMKPSGIRIGTPALTTRGMKEPEMLIIAGWIAQALEHRTDAAKLQQIRGQVLEMAEKFPLYGWLRAE encoded by the coding sequence ATGTCCATTGATTTGAACGCTCCGCTGGCCACCTCCGACCCCGAGATTGCCGCGCAGATTGAAAACGAAGTAGAGCGCCAGCACGAAGGCCTCGAAATGATCGCCTCCGAAAACTTCGTCAGCCGCGCAGTCCTCGAAGCCGCAGGCACCGTTTTTACCAACAAATACGCGGAAGGTTACCCCGGAAAGCGCTACTACGGCGGCTGCGAGTACGCCGACGTCGTCGAAAACCTGGCCCGCGACCGCGCCAAACAGCTCTTCGGCGCCGAACACGTCAACGTCCAGCCCCACTCCGGCTCACAAGCCAACGCCGCCGCCTACATGACCCTCCTCAATCCCGGCGACTGCATTTTAGGCCTCGATCTGGCCCACGGCGGCCACCTCACCCACGGCCATAAGCTCAATTTTTCGGGCAAACTCTACAGAATCGTCGGCTACCAGGTCCGCAAAGATACCGAAACCATTGACTACGATGAGCTCGAAGCCCTTGCAGAACGCGAAAAACCTAAGGTAATCGTAGGTGGAGGCAGCGCCTACCCGCGCCAGTTCGACTTCCCGCGCATGCGCGCCATCGCCGACAAAGTAGGTGCCTACCTCATGGTGGACATGGCCCACTTCGCCGGCTTAGTCGCTGGCGGCGTCCACCCATCCCCCATACCCCACGCCCACATCGTCACCACAACCACCCACAAAACACTGCGCGGCCCCCGCAGCGGCCTCATTCTATGCCGTCAGGAGTTCGCCGCCGGCGTCGATCGCAGCGTATTTCCCGGCCAACAAGGTGGCCCTTTAATGCACATCGTTGCTGCGAAAGCCGTGGCCTTCAAAGAGGCGCTCGCGCCAGAGTTCGCCGCCTACGCCAAGCAAGTCGTAGCCAACGCAAAGACCCTCGCCGAAGCGGTAGCCGCCCACGGATACCGCATCATCTCCGGCGGAACCGACACCCATCTGATGCTCATCGACGTATTCCAGAAGGGAATTCTCGGTTCAGAGGCAGAACATGCGCTTGGAGAAGCAGGGATCACGGTCAACAAAAACGCCATTCCCTACGACACCAACCCACCGATGAAACCCAGCGGAATCCGCATCGGTACGCCTGCCCTCACAACCCGCGGAATGAAAGAGCCCGAGATGCTCATCATCGCAGGCTGGATCGCTCAAGCGCTCGAACATCGGACTGACGCCGCAAAACTGCAGCAAATCCGCGGTCAGGTGTTAGAGATGGCAGAGAAGTTCCCCTTGTACGGCTGGCTCCGCGCAGAATAA
- a CDS encoding DUF4126 domain-containing protein, which translates to MALTMMTWLFAIPLLGVVTGMRTMTAIAILCWFAHVGHLPVEDTWAFWSAKLVTAIVFSVFALGEYIVDKLPKTPNRTAPFPLIARLVFAGLVGAIVAAGLNGSGVESVILCIGGALVGAFAGFLIRREIVIRLNSKDWPVALVEDASAILCAVLAMGIITG; encoded by the coding sequence ATGGCGCTGACGATGATGACGTGGCTGTTCGCCATCCCCTTGCTCGGCGTGGTGACAGGCATGCGAACCATGACCGCGATAGCGATACTCTGCTGGTTTGCCCATGTGGGTCACCTGCCGGTTGAGGACACTTGGGCCTTCTGGTCAGCGAAGCTCGTAACCGCTATCGTCTTCAGTGTCTTTGCACTAGGTGAGTACATCGTCGATAAGTTGCCCAAGACACCAAACCGAACAGCTCCTTTCCCGTTGATAGCGAGGCTGGTCTTTGCCGGACTCGTTGGCGCCATTGTTGCGGCCGGTTTAAACGGCTCCGGAGTAGAAAGTGTCATCCTGTGTATTGGCGGCGCCTTGGTTGGAGCCTTTGCCGGATTTTTGATCCGGCGAGAGATCGTGATCCGGCTAAACAGTAAGGACTGGCCCGTGGCCTTGGTGGAAGACGCCAGTGCAATCCTCTGTGCAGTGCTGGCCATGGGAATCATTACCGGATGA
- a CDS encoding Thivi_2564 family membrane protein codes for MLTSTLISVIVTLIVVGLLLYLIGLIPMDGTIKQIIRVVVIIAVIVWLLQTFGLLGSLGLHHALR; via the coding sequence ATGCTCACTTCTACACTAATCAGCGTCATCGTCACCCTGATTGTGGTTGGTCTTCTGTTGTATTTGATTGGGTTAATCCCGATGGACGGAACGATCAAACAGATTATCCGTGTAGTGGTGATCATCGCGGTGATTGTCTGGCTGTTGCAGACGTTTGGTCTACTCGGATCACTCGGACTTCACCACGCGCTGCGATAA
- a CDS encoding thioredoxin family protein: protein MPAIRTCKSCGQKNRIASNHLADMGRCGACKTALPPLDEPMQVDAALFDEIVQSSRVPVLVDFWADWCGPCRAAAPEVARTAKDMAGNALVLKVDTDKNQGLAARFNVRGIPNFAIFSAGKLVKQQAGVVGHDVMEGWLRSATVTSSV from the coding sequence ATGCCTGCTATCAGAACCTGCAAGAGCTGCGGCCAAAAGAACCGCATTGCCTCTAATCACTTGGCGGACATGGGCAGGTGCGGTGCGTGCAAGACTGCACTGCCTCCGCTCGACGAGCCGATGCAGGTTGACGCGGCTTTGTTCGACGAGATTGTGCAAAGCTCTCGGGTTCCGGTGCTTGTCGATTTCTGGGCGGACTGGTGTGGGCCGTGTCGTGCGGCTGCGCCCGAAGTTGCGCGCACCGCGAAAGATATGGCTGGTAATGCTCTGGTGCTGAAGGTCGACACCGATAAAAACCAGGGGCTGGCTGCGCGATTTAATGTGCGCGGCATCCCTAATTTTGCGATTTTTTCGGCGGGCAAACTGGTTAAACAACAGGCTGGGGTTGTCGGTCACGACGTGATGGAGGGCTGGTTGAGATCAGCCACGGTGACATCGTCAGTTTGA